The segment ATGGCCTGGCGGGCACTGACTTGTGTTGACGAGGCCACGATTCTCACCCTGACAGACGAGTGCGATTACAACGTGATATTTACGTTTCCAGCTATAAAAGCGACTGTTTTGATCGATCTTGTCCGCCAATTTACCCTCAGCCACCATGTCTTTTTTgcatgtatatatgtatatcTCGTGACTCCCTCATGGATTCGGGTTCTGGTGTTTACTTACTCGAGAGAGCAACAACGCCAGGGAGTTCCTTGCCCTCCAGCAATTCCAGACTGGCACCACCGCCGGTGGACACGTGGCTAAGCTTGTCCTCGACCCCGTacttggcggcaacggtAGCGGTATCGCCACCGCCGATAATGACAATCTTGCCGTTCTCGCAGCCCTTGACGGCGGCATCGAGGATGGCCTTGGTGCCGCTGGCAAACTTGTCAAACTCAAAGACACCGGCGGGGCCGTTCCACAAGATggtcttggcctcgtcgacggcctccTTGAAGAGCGCAGAAGACTTCTCGCCGCAGTCGAGACCCATCCAGCCATCGGGGATACCTTTGTCATCCGTAGCGTAGCCAGACTCGGCATCCTTGGAGAACTTGTCGCCGGTGACAAAGTCGACAGGCAAAACAACTTTGACgttgttcttcttggccttctccatgAGGTTCTTGACGTTCTTGGAgccggcctcgtcaaacAGCGAGGAGCCAATGGGCATATCGTTGAGGACCTTTTTGAAGGTGAAGGCCATGCCGCCACCGATAATCAGAGTGTTGACCTTGTCTAGCAAGTTATCAATGAGCTGAATCTTGTCCGAGATCTTGGCACCACCCAGGATAGCCAGGAAGGGACGCTGAGGCGACTCGAGAGCCTTGGCAAAGTAGTCGAGCTCCTTCTTCATGAGAAAACCGGCCGCCTTCTGGGGCAGGTCAACGCCGACCATGGAGGAGTGAGCACGGTGAGCGGTGCCGAAGGCATCATCTATTCAAGTCGCCGGTTAGTTTCTTGTTGAAGAATGTCGCATTGCAaagagcaagaaaaaaaaagtgttATGGAATCTCACTGATGTAGACGTCACCAAGAGCGGTCAGGCCCTTGCGGAACTCTtcaaccttggccttgtcagcCTTGATCTTGTTACCCTCCTTATCCTTGGAGCTGCCCTCCTCCTCAATGTGGAATCGCAAGTTCTCGAGCAGAACAACAGCACCGCCGTCGGCCttgttgacaatggcctcgaCCTCGGGGCCGACGCAGTCGGGAGCAAAGGTGACGCTCTTGCCCAGCAGTTTCTCGAGCTCGGGAACGACAGGCTGCAAGGAGTACTTGGGGTTGGGAGAGCCGTTGGGACGGCCGAGGTGGGACATTAGGATGACAGACTTGGCGCCATGGTCGATGGCATGCTTGATGGTGGGAATGGCACCGACGATGCGCTGGTTGTTTGTGACCTTTTTGTTCTCGTCGAGGGGGACGTTGAAGTCGACCTATGTACTAGGTGGTTAGCCTGGCAATTGACTTGTGTCCTGTGTGTGCGGTTCCATGTTGCAGCCAAGTCGTGGTTAAGAAGCTCCGTTGCCCCCGCCTTCTGCGGGCTCGCCGGGCACTGGGAATTGTCCCAACAACCCGGGTAGACGCAGGCCACGAAGAATAATACATGCTCCTTGGTCTCCAAATCCTCACACTACCACCCCATTCCCATCTCATGGGATGAGCCCATGCACCCGGACGCGGGGGGAACAGCTCCCGAACTCACCCGAATCAGGACCCTCTTGCCCTTGACGTCAACGTCGGTGATGGACAGCTTGCTAGCCAGAGACATGATGGCGTATGCTCGGGGTACTTGAAAGAAGGCAGAGATACGGGATCGGAGGGACAGTATCGTGGGTAATGAATTGGTTTCCCGTTGGTCAAGCGCACGGAAAACAAGAGGAGGATGCAGAGTACGGTAGATGCGCCAGGTGGGAAAGAAGTTTCAAATTGAGCTATGGAGGGGTTGACTGGATGGAGGAGGGGGTGAAGGGCAACCGGATGGCGGGGCATTCAGGACCTCCACGTCAAGCTTGATGTCCagtctgcatgtggtggcCCGGCATGCATGTGGCCACCCAACACTGCGTTCCCTGTGGGCAGCGCCAGAAGTCAACCAACCAGACCTTGACTCAACTGGTCAGGCTTGATGCTGAGgctgcttcttcctcctACCATGTTTCAACATTGACGTCGGTCGGGCCAACTGGCACTGGTTGACTGCACATGATGCGGGAGTTGGTCGGGAGCTGGACTTTAGTAATAAATGTTTGATATTCTGCCAGGCTCCTCCTTccttgccagccatggctgaaGCATTTTGCACTCCAGCTCAATGTCGAGTGGGACAGTGACGTGATGCAAACTACTCGTTCAACCTtgttggctgcatgtgggctGTCAAAAATCACTCACTCGCCAGCGATAACGGCCCAAATCGCAGTCCGAGAGTGTCTATCATGCCAACATCACTTGATTGATTAGCCACGCTAAAGCCAACATCATGTGTATTGGTGCGTGCAATGGAGACAACACGGACAGTTCTCCAACTGCCAGACACCAAAGTCAACCAAAGAGAATGCAAGCAAGTTCAACATGTCCTTTTTACAAACAGCAGAACTGCAGACAAAGTACTGTACACGACTGCCACTGTTCCAACCGCATGCACCTTCCAGTCGCCGCCTCCCCTCTGCCAAGAAAGCAATCCACTCCAACCCTCTAAAAGGACAAGAACCATTGATGAAGTAAAGCGCAAAGACCGTAATGCCCCAACGCCAAATTGTCAAGACGCCTGCCCCGAGAAAAACCCAAAACGGCAAATCAAAAGAAACCGAATCTGTGTGTGCTATATAATCAGTTTAATACCATGATCCATGACCAGATTGATCAACCCTCGTTTTTCGTCCATGCGGCAGAATCCGCCAGTATGAAGACGAGGCGTCATATTGTGAACCGTTTCTGTTTGTCTCTCCCATTTCACTTATTTTATATCGTGCCCATCATACATCTAGTCGGAGGCGTTGGTCAGGGACAAGTAGGCCGTCCAAGCTATACCGATTGTCGATACGAATGGCTAGGCAGCGAGGAGTCAGTACGTTGGTGATTGGTGTGCCAAAGCTGACGCAGCGGTCCGCCATTTGCGGATATAAGCTATTGAAACTTACCAGCTGGAACTGTACTGGCATGAGGCGGAAGTTGACAATCTGCACAGCCGGCCAGACCACGTAGTTGGCCTTGAGGGTAGGCACATACATGTCGCGAAGCTTGCTGCCAATTGCGCGTCgtccgccgccctcggcAACGGTCATGACAGTGAAGAACAAACCCACACCAAATGGTGCATACACAAGCTGATCAAACACGACACGCTTCATGGCTGGGCCAAATGCGCTCGTCTTGGTCATGGGGAAGGCTCGTTCGAGGAATCGGAACCATTTGAACTGAAGGGGCGCGACGCAAAAACCGTAGGCCATGAATCGGGTCAACCGCTCAAAGTCAAAGGCTGTCGGCAGTGCCTTGTTGTCGGGGACAAAGTCGCGTTCGTCAAAGTCTGCACTTTTGCGGTTCAGTTCGTGAATCTCGATGGCGAATTCGTCTTTATCGGCGCCGACGCTTTTCCGAGAGGCGCGGGTTCGGATGGCTGTGATGCTCTGCGCTACCGTGTCGGCGACGCCACCCAGGATGGCATTGGTGACCATCATGGTCATGACTACATTTGTGCAACGGTTAGTCGTGTCAAGAGAATCCAAGAATAGCCAGGCTGCTTGTGGGCGGCATGTGCGCGTACGTGGTCGTTCTTCATAGTATGTGTTGAACCTCGCCGTCAATCGAGCGATGAGAGCCATCTCGATtaggaagacgacggcatgGAGAATCGGCTGAGAGCATACGGGTTAGAACCATGGCAAAACGAGGACGGGTTGAAGGATAGAGGCTGCGTGGTGTGGAATGAATGAATCCATGAAGAGGAATGCACCAAATGACAAGGACGGACCAGAACAGGCACAAAAGGCATTCGACAGTTGAGACTTACAATGCGACCGAAGAGATATTTTTCGTTGATGGAGCGGAGAATCCGTCTCCTGCTCAGTTCCCACGACATGGCGGGTAAGGTTTGCAAAAACGGGAGAGAAGGGCGGAGATGGAAGGGGACCGAGATGGGGACGATGGCGGCAGACGGAGTCCCAAGGGTGTTTGGGTGCGTGCGTGGCAGAGCCTTGGAAGATTGAGGGCCAGATTCCCAGAATCGCGTGCCACCGGGTGGATTCAGTGACTCGACGGTTCCCGATCGATGACGACACGGACGCAGACGTTGCTTTCTGACGGCGGATCAGACGTCTGTGTGCGTACAAGGTGAAAGGATAAAAGAAGGAacaaaagaacaaaaagacgAGACGATGTAGGCAGCGACAAAGACGGTTGATGAAGCAAAGAGGATGACGGCGATGGTTGTTCAAGGTGGAGGCGGTCAGAAGGACAGGCTGGTTCGTCTCAAGGGAGATGAGAGGGAATGGGCGCTGGGTCATTGGGTCTGGTCGGTTCGCGAGGCAGCTGGCAGGACTCCGTACGGAGAGCCGACCTGCGCCCGGAGATGttctgtactctgtactctgCCAGTATACCAGCTGTCAACGGTCAAGTCCAGGGGCATCCgatgtaccgagtacttgAACACTCTGTGCAAGCCGACTGAACTCAAACAGTGGCCGCAAGTACCCACCAGTAAACGTTGGACAGACTGACGGCTGGGAGTGACAGTTGGTGACCCCAGTGCCGCATCAAAAGTTCCGCCTGGCGCCTTGCAGATGGCCTGTTCAATGTTACTGGATGGCACAGCCGCCGGCACACAAGTAACTTTCCAACTTTATGGCCGGAGGATTGAAAGCATCAAATTGCCTGCATGTTGAAAGCCAACTTGCCAAGCCACCAAGACGAGCACCACtcgagccgccgggcggATCCCCACAGTGACGCAGTGGCCAGACACATGGACAATTGCCGCCCGGCCTGAAACatgaatcaattgatactcCGTAAATAGGCGGTAATAAATCTACATGAACGAATTGAACGTTGACCCACCAGCACTTCTCCTTACATGTACTCCCTTTACGCCGTACGGTTTAAATGTCCGGTTTCTTGCTCACTActaggtacttgagtacctaGCGGGCGCCAGGCATCTGTGTTTTAGTCACGGCCACTGACCTGATGAGCGACAATGAAACAACTTTATTCAAAATTTTAATTGATTACATTATTCATTACATTATTCAAAACTTTTCCAAGACTTGTCTCGTAAAGGCTCTAGAACTAGACAGAGGCCACGCGCGTAGGTGCCCTTTACATAGTCTACGGTGCGCGCTGGCAAAAGACCAGACATTACACTTGTACGACGAATGGCCTTGTTGGTTGTCCAGCAGTGAGATATATTTGTACATGACACCAACTCTAGTACAAGTCAAAATATGAGAATAGCGGTGCAAAGAGAGCTCGAGTTGTATTGATAGACAATATGTGAAGCCTGTAAGCGTATGCTAGCGTCTCAACCAGGTGCATGGCGCCACAGAACACTGGTCTCAAATACTTGAGAGCTAAAGAAGGGAAATTCAAAATGGAAAAGAGGGCAGTGTCTCTGCCGCTGGGCGAGCCAAGGGCTGATGCAAACCGAGCCACCGACTAGGGCTCTGCCTCGTGGCCAGCGATGCATTCGTGGTGGCTTGCAAACCCAAGCCTATCTCTCATTGTCTGAGGACCTAGCCCCTGCCAGTCCCATTCAATAATCTTGCAAAAGATCTCCGTCCCACAAGCCCTGTCGACATGGTCGGCActgagagaagaagagccgGACATCTTGAAGTAGGCGAGGCCCATGCAGAGATCGTACCCCCCCTCCTGCTCGAATATACTGCGCTTGAACCATCTCAGCCGCTGTGTATTGTCCTCGTTTGCGTCGCTGGGCGGCTCCGGAGGCGCctccggagccggagccggagccgaagccgcagccgcagccgccggaCGAGATGAATGATGAGTTGGCCCGCGAGACCCGAGTATTTCACGATACTCTGCAAAGTATGCCATGCGTTTCTTCTGGCCCGCAGAAAATGTCGACGTGCAGTCCCTAGTCGACGAGTTTAGAAACGTCACTGCCATCCCGTTGTAAATGCAAGAATAACTCACGAGTAATCCATAAAGTTGTACATGTTGCTCTCCCTCCAGCCGCCGCAGGCGTAATTGGCGGGCGTGCCGTCGGAAAACTGATCTGTGACTGAAGAGCAACGCCATGTTGGAGATTCCTGAGGGGCGGTGTCGCCAATCATGTCTCCGTCGTCGCTGCAATCGCTCTTCCAAGTGTGCAATAAACCTAGCCAGTGGCCGACCTCGTGGGTAACAGTGTCACCATCGACTGCCCGAGCAACAATGACGCACCCATCGCCTACTAGGTACTCTTCCGACACGACGATGTCCTTGCGAGTTGTAATGTCCACCGGCTTTCCGTTGGAAGTGAACGTGACGGGCATGCTACACCTACCACTGGTCGTAATTTGTCCCCTGTCTTCTGCAATGCTGGATATGTAGTAAAGGTTCAAGTCTGCGTATGTTCCCTCGCGTAGGTCGTCCTTCATTGCCTCTACGTCTCGGTAGGTAGCCCAATCTTGATTTTCCGTGTAGCTGACGCTGACGAGAGTAAATGAGATGCCAGAACCGTCAAAATTCCGATTCATGGCTTCTATTGCTTTTTTGATATCCGTCTCCTGTAATGTAATTTAGTATAAGAGGGTATGCAATTTCAAGAAACGCTCAACGAACCTCGACATAACCGCCTCGGGCAGTCTTATCATAGTATACAACATGGGCGAAGACGTTAAAGTTGAAATCCTGTTGTGATTGGCGCCGTGTAAGGGAAGTAGAATTGGAGGCTTGTAGTAACTTGGATAATTCTAGAAAATCTGGGCTTGGCGCTTCTTCTGCGCACGCGAGTATTATTTCATTTTGGCGGGCATACACGGCGCTTGATTTGACAATATTCGCCATTAATATGGCCATGAAAAGAGTGACAAAATACATGATGGAAGGAAAACGTGCCCAACACGTGTCGAGAAATGaatgaaaatgaaaatgaaaatgaaaaggAAAGTGAACATGGTTGCGAAATGTCTTGCAAGGCTCGCGTCAAGGTATTAATAGCATTAGAGAAGTCACTATACTATCATCTTTTCTTGATCGCGTGATGCCTCATCTTCACCCTGCTTTACGTGATGCTGGGCAAAGTTAACCGACATTCCTTCTATATAGTAGATGGCATTAATATAATAGGTATTTCACTATGAGCCAAGCATTCGGTACAACCCCTGTTTTGATAGCTACCTGTGACAAAAGCAAGGGGAAGCACGGCCAGTCGGTgatgacatggccaagatgctcgCCCAAGCAGCGGGCCGCTGGGCTGATACGATAAACAACCAAGCTGGAAAAGCACGCGTGGAATTCCCCACCCATCCCTACATGTAGTGTGTAGAAAGTTATGAGCTCGGTATAACCGCGGAGGACTACGCCATGGTACAATTTCCTGGGCGGATTGAACGCCTCCGCAATCGGATGTCCTCCCGGAGAGATGTGGTGTTCATGATTTGAGTCCCGACGCGCATCGTAGGAATGCAAACCCCACACTTTTCTTGCCGAATGGCTACAAAGCTGCCGAATGATGATATCTCTGCTAGTTTGAACACGCAACCGTTTTGCCTCGTGGGCGGCAACAGCAGTGGTGCCTCGAGGCCACCAGACAGTATTCCCAAGTTTCCGTAGTGTGCACAAGTCCTGACTCGCGAAGAACAAAAATCACACTAGCCCAACACGAGAACAAACTGGTAACCACTCAAGTGTCCGGGCCACGGAGAAAAAGGAGAGCCAACAGGGCACGCTTGGTAAGCCGGACGTCGCGGATACTCGGCCAGATCAATACGCACATGTGTATATCCGCCAGGGCCCAGGAATCACACCCTTGTAGCGAGCCGAATGGGTGGAAAATcggtcaaaaaaaaaggtctAGATTCGTCACGAGCCAAGCATGTCCAATTTGCAGTTGACACTTTTGCTCCACATCGTTCTACATGATAATTTGAATCCGGGGATTGCGTCGCCCTGCCGTGGGATATACCAAGCCAACTCTGGGGCATCTGGAGGCCTGCATATGAGCGCCGACCAATAGAAAGACGCCACTCGTCGTCATACTATAGCGAACCATCGCATTAGCTCTAGGTTCTATAGACACTGAGACACGCTCAGCGTTGCTCGTATGGCCTCTTTCGGGGGCTCTGATTTGCGTCGGGCTCAACAGaggctgccactgccactgccactgccatgTGTTTGCCCCTCCGGACAACTACTTGTGCGCCTTGTTATCTGGCTTATGATGTCTGCTTTCATGATTCCGATGAATATAGGGTCAAGTGGATGCCGGCGAGGGGCATGAGGTTTTACCGTCCGCGACTCCGTGGAATGCCAACTAGACCTCCGCATTCTCGCTCGGCTTCATGGGCTGCTTCATGAGTTGATCAGTCAAGTCGGTCTCCACTATTCGCGATGCAAGAATGcggattttttttattgtTTGGCAACAAGGACTCGTTTCACTGTCGAGAAAAAGAACTATTACCGAGCAAGTATACCCCCCGCCCTTATATTCCGTCAACAATCACATTACTGACATGCCGAGGTTGCCAGCTCAGCAGTAGAAGCATGAATGATGTCAAAGTTGAACATTTATTCCAACTACCACACGGGCGGCAGTGGATGATGACAATGGATATTCCCTTCCATGAGcgacttgatcttgacatGGCAACGAAACTAGTTACAAAAAATGACATTTCAGAAACCAAGGATTAATGTCCGCCCACCGAGCCGCTTTTGCAGACAAGGAGATGAAGCCTGACAACATAAA is part of the Metarhizium brunneum chromosome 4, complete sequence genome and harbors:
- the sym1 gene encoding Protein sym1 is translated as MSWELSRRRILRSINEKYLFGRIPILHAVVFLIEMALIARLTARFNTYYEERPLMTMMVTNAILGGVADTVAQSITAIRTRASRKSVGADKDEFAIEIHELNRKSADFDERDFVPDNKALPTAFDFERLTRFMAYGFCVAPLQFKWFRFLERAFPMTKTSAFGPAMKRVVFDQLVYAPFGVGLFFTVMTVAEGGGRRAIGSKLRDMYVPTLKANYVVWPAVQIVNFRLMPVQFQLPFVSTIGIAWTAYLSLTNASD
- the pgk1 gene encoding Phosphoglycerate kinase, with amino-acid sequence MSLASKLSITDVDVKGKRVLIRVDFNVPLDENKKVTNNQRIVGAIPTIKHAIDHGAKSVILMSHLGRPNGSPNPKYSLQPVVPELEKLLGKSVTFAPDCVGPEVEAIVNKADGGAVVLLENLRFHIEEEGSSKDKEGNKIKADKAKVEEFRKGLTALGDVYINDAFGTAHRAHSSMVGVDLPQKAAGFLMKKELDYFAKALESPQRPFLAILGGAKISDKIQLIDNLLDKVNTLIIGGGMAFTFKKVLNDMPIGSSLFDEAGSKNVKNLMEKAKKNNVKVVLPVDFVTGDKFSKDAESGYATDDKGIPDGWMGLDCGEKSSALFKEAVDEAKTILWNGPAGVFEFDKFASGTKAILDAAVKGCENGKIVIIGGGDTATVAAKYGVEDKLSHVSTGGGASLELLEGKELPGVVALSSK